In Oncorhynchus kisutch isolate 150728-3 linkage group LG11, Okis_V2, whole genome shotgun sequence, the genomic stretch gttccatatgtccattgcttgtgtttcttagcccaagtaagtgtcgtgacgttgtattagttaatgtgacgactgctgctcatcgaatgattaacgGTTTATAATTGCGTGATTAAATTAATCaggcaattattaactcattaacctgggacACCATGGGAAAATCTGTTTTAGAATATcgatcagaatatcgattttacaataGTTGATAATTTATCAATTTCCtctacagtctcattctgaacgtcgcatAATCCGTGAATCTGCAAAATCCCGAGTcccaccaatgagttcgtaccacatcAATTGTAGTTAATTATGtatttactagaaagctaaaatTATAATAAAAGATACACAAAACAcagtctaggctattgattagaacttagtacaaCAGGCCAACACACTCTggcgagaaagagaaaaagagaaagtacacgagagaaatatacacTTGGGTGCATTTATCAGCTATGCTTATTTGAACCCTAACCTTGCCccgaactgccgctcttatgggtcagaatataatgatgttaTTACGTGTTGAAGGTCTATGCTGTGGGTCTCTGCGTGGACCGTTTCGTCTTCTCGGATGGCGCACTTCTCTGGTtgtcctcacgatgtcagtgtcctttttgcTTAACGGTCTGATTCCTCCCCCTTATTCTGAAAGGGTTCTTCTGAGGACAGCCAGCCCTGTAGCTCAAGGCTCACAGCGTAGGAATGAAAACAGTGTAtataccacgattcgatggggGGGGTGGAGACCGGGTGGTCcggcttgaattcacccgcttagacgcAGCTATTCATCCGTAGTATGTGTAGAAAAGgattcctttgtcttcaaccttgtgttgcgttttgggtttgTTGTCTACTCAGACCTTTGCTGCAGCTCGGGTCACTTAGTCTGGTATGTTAATTCTTAACTTCTATGGCTGGGGggtagtattgagtagcttggatgaataaggtgcccaaagtaaatggcctgctcctcagtgtcagttgctaatatatgcatagtattattagtattggatagaaaacactctgaagtttctaaaactgtttgaatgatgtctgtgagtataacagaactcatatggcaggcaaacacctgaggagaaatcaaaacaggaagtgagaaatctgaggcttGTATGTACTCAACACAGTTGTcattgaaatccccttgagatattagtgatgttgcacttcctagggcttcgacttgaatgaggcttctactgtggtGGGACTGAATGACAGCAGAATgaatcaggtgtctggcagtcagccattttctggtAACGCGTATtccacatgatagcgacctgcgttccatggctcctgaagacacaaaggaatactccggttggaactttattgaagattaatgttaaaaacatcctaatgattgattctgtacttagtttgaaatgtttctttgacctgtaataactttttgaagtttttgtccgacttaacgctgaccagaacgagcgtttggatatgtacaCCAAatacaaaagtagctaattgcacataaataacagacattatcgaacaaatcaagcatttattgtggacccgGGATTCtttggagtgcattctgatgaagatcatcaaaggtaagggaatattagCATGTAATCTATGGTTTATGTTGACTTCAACATGGCGGCTATTTTGACTTGattgttctgagcgccgtctcagattattgcatggtttttccatacgtttaaaaaaaaactgacacagcggttgcattaaggacaggtataattccatgtgtataacttgtattatcatctacatttatgagtatttctgttgaatcgatgtggctatgcaaaatcactggatgtttttggaactagtgaatgtaatgcgccagattttttttatataaaaattaactttatcaaacaaaacatacatgtattgtgtaacatgaagtcctatgagtgtcatctgatgaagatcatcaaaggttagtgattcattttatctctatttgtgctttctgtgactcctctctttggctgggaaaatggctgtgtttttctgtggcttggtggtgacctaacataatcgtttgtgttgctttcgccgtaaatcctatttgaaatcggattctgggattaacaacaagaatacctttaaaacggtataagatacatgtatgtttgaggaattttaattatgacatttctgttgttttgaatttggcactttcactggctgttgtcatatcatcccgttaaccagattgcagcccaaagaggttttataCCCTCGGGTCAGAAGTGGGTGTAACCGCCTTTAAGgaaattctctgggcgtaccaagttgagaggcaaggtctagattttactcaaatccaattttagacaactaacttcacatttcatctttaccaaaacattctctttgatttggacattttacacacaacgtacaatgtataaacatcaagcatatactaggaaaactcttaaagttacaatgttttcgtaataacgtcgCCCTTTAACCTttcataacaaacaaaaaaatgacatTAATTTTCATATTCCGTCTATTGTCATttccaccattgtggctgacggaaactaTTGTTCCAAAGTCCATTTAttgcatgtttaatgttctgaggccgGTTATCCATAGTGAATTTTGTCTGTTGCCTAAGATTTACAATGGGCGTGAGGGGTCATGAAACCCCCACATCTTCATACCcttagatctctcctcctctgttggggtgagagataatctgtagggttgtggtctcctgtaacctgacctgatcaggacagtcatgacacaagtcccttcttattggtgtccttttagtagtggattctttgcagcaattcgatcatgaggcctggtgcgtggtgccggcactggtggtaccgggctggtgacacgcacatCAGGCAAGTgcagggaggaggaacagggcgtaccggactgccgaggcgcactgtaggcctggtgcgtggttccggcactggtggtaccgggctggggacacacacctcagggcgagtgcgaggagcagggcgtactggaccctggaggcacactggaggtctgGTGCGTGGtggcggcactggtggtaccgggctgttgacacgcacctcagggcgagtgcggggagaaggaacagggcgtactggaccctggaggcacactggaggaaGAGTGCGAGGATTAGGAACAGAACACACTGGGTTGTGAAGgtacactggagacctggtgagtatagccggcatcaattgttccggaactTTAACACGTTTCAGGATGAGTACGAGGAACTGACACAGGTGGCATCGGACAGCCAACACGCTCCTCAGGGTGAATGCCGTGCATACTACGCCaaaccaacagctctctctcttcactctcttccAATTTCATCAACAACTCCTCGAATGTCTCATAATCTCCCCTCCAttcactctcctccattctgtccaatAACTCCTCGACAATCTCAGACTCACCCCTCAACTTCGCCGACTGCTCCATGTGTCCCCTCCCAAAATTTtcttggggtttctgtggcctaCCTCCCCGACGTCGTTGCTGTCCTCTCTTACTTCGCCGTTCCTCCTGCGCAGTTTCCACCTGCCTCCATGGTAGGCGATCCTCTCCTgccaaaatctcctcccacatCCAGGATCTTTTACTGTGCAGTACTTCGTCCCAGGTCCATTTTCCACAAAGCGCCGTTCCTCcctttcacgctgcttggtcctgatTTGGTgagttattctgtcacgttcgtcatattgatgagaccaaggcgcagcgtgataagcaTACATTCTTATTTTAATGAAGGGAAAaccactaaacaaactaacaaagaaacaaaacgaacgtgaagctatataacatgagTCCTAACATGCagctacacatagacaataacccacaacaCCAAAAtggaaatggcaacctaaataggatccccaatcagagacaacgataaacagctgcctctgattgggaaccaactcaggccaccatagacctacatttacctagacatatgaacaccccatagatatacaaaaccctagacacgtgaaaacacacataccaccctcgtcacatcctgacctaaccaaaataataaagaaaacgaagataactaaggtcagggcgtgacagagagtgattgattgatttcatcttttatttctttcttcacattcccagtgggtcagaaatgtacatacactcaattagtatttggtagcattgcctttacattgattaacttgggtcaaatgtttcgggtagccttccacaagcttcccacaataagttgggtgaattttggcccattcctcctgacagagctggtgtaactgagtcaggtttgtaggcctccttgctcgcacatgctttttaagttctgccctcaaatgttctataggattgaggtcagggctttgtgatggccactccaataccttgactttgttgtccttaagccattttgccacaactttggaagtatgcttggggtcattgtacatttggaagacccattcgcgaccaagctttaacttcctgactgatgtcttgagatgttacatctacaggtaaacctccaaatgactgaaattatgtcaattagcatttcagaagcttctaaagccatgacattattttctggaaatttccaagctggttaaaggcacagtcaacttagtgtatgtaacttctgacccactggaattgtgatacagtgaattataagtgaaataatctgtctgtaatcaattgttggaacatttcttgtgtcatgcacaaagtacatgtcctaaccgacttgccaaatctatagtttgttaacaagaaatgtgtggagtggttgaaggaTGAGTTTTAATCACTCCAATCTaagtatatgtacagtatatttccgacttcaactgtatgtctgttacttgaactctgcaaagcatttatttgggcagcaatttctgaggctggtaactctatttaacttatcctctgcagcagaggtaactctgggtcgtcctttcctgtggcggtcctcatgagagccagtttcatcataacgcttgatggtttttgcaactgcagttgaagaaactttcaaagttcttgaaattttccacattgactgaccatgtcttaaagtaatgatgtgcTGTCGTTcctctttgcttgtttgagctgttcttgtgataatatggacttagtcttttaccaaagagggatatcttctgtataccactcctaccttgtcacaaaacaactgattggctcaaacgcattaacaaggaaagaaattccacaaatgatcttttaacgagacatacctgttaattgaaatgcattccaagtgactacctcgtgatgctggttgagagaatgccaagagtgtacacagctgtcatcaagtcatactacatgatttcatatgtgttatttcatagtgttgatgtcttcactattattctacaatgtataaaatagtaaaaataaagaaaaacccttgaatgagtgtccaaacttttgactggtactgtatataaattcaatatttttttttttacacacacaccccctgTGTTGTGTCTTGCAGGTTCTGGCTAGCGGTCCAGGAGGTGAAGAAGAGGCCAATCCGGGAGGTCCCGACCCGGGTTCAGGAGATCTGGCAGGAGTTCCTGGCCTCTGGAGCTCCCAGTGCCATCAATGTTGATTCTAAGAGCTACGACAAGACCACCCAGAATGTCAAGGACCCTGGACGCTATGCCTTTGAAGACGCACAGGTAACGCTATAATAATATGTCTGTGAACTTTACATAGGCAAGTTACTGACTTTTGTATCAGCTGGATAAGCTACTATACTGTTCAGTACATTCTTCAGACCATAAAGTATTCTGGAACGTTGAATCTTATCAAGGGTTCTTACTACGTGACCTGTGGTTGAACCATTTCCTTGTGGTTGACAGGATCACATCTTCAAGCTGATGAAGAGTGACTCCTATAGCCGCTTCATCCGTTCCAGTGCCTATCAGGAGCTGTTACAGGCCAAGAAGAAGGTAAGGTGTTCAAAGCCTTATTGATTCATTTAAACAATACAATTCTAAGTTAGACACTTCTGATGGAATGGAACCAGCAATGATATACTGTCTACAATTGAAAACCAAAACGAACTAGATCGGCCCTTTACAAAAACAGAAATCGTTTTATAGGGAGTTTAAGGATTTGCTTATTCCTCTCTTGATGGATGTTCTAAATGTATCTGCTGAGACGCAGAGCCTTCCGGACTCCTTTTCCACGGCTATTATAAAAGTTATACATAAAAAAATTAAGATCCTCTACAATGCTCTTCCTATAGGCCGATAAGGTTCCTCAATGCCAACTATAAATTGATTTCTAAGGTGTTGGCTAACAGATTAGGACAATATTTGCCAAACCTGATCCTCCACCAATCATTTGTGCTGGTTATTCAACATAATTCACAGTGTGAGGAGTGATCATAGTATAACAGTATCTCTAGATGCTGAAAAGGCCTTCGATAGGCTGGAGTGGCCATACCTGTTATGGTCATACCTATTCAAGGTCCTTGGTAAATTTAACTTTAGTTTGTCAACTGGGTTATGACTTTATACCATAAACCGCAAGCTAAGATCACCACTAATGGCATGATGTCAGCCACATTCCCACTCTTTAGAGGTAGTAGACAGGGCTGTTCACTTTCCCCACTCCTTTTTGTGCTAGCCACAGAACCCCTCGCCATAAGAACGGATCCTGGCCTAAAGGGCTTTCAGGTAGGCCAGATAATGCACAAGGTCTCATTGTTCTTAGACAACATTATTTTGTTCCTCCCTGACCCGACCGGATCCCTCTCAAAACTACAAAAGCTTTTGGGTACATACAGCTCTATGTCAGGTTACAAAGTCAACATAGACAAAAGTGAAATACTTCCACTGACTCGCTTTGACTATAGCATCTGTGAGAAAACAGGTCCCTTCagatggtccccccccccccagtggttcaCATATCTAGGAATCACAGTTGATAATTACTTAAGAAATTTGTACAAGCTTAACTACTGTCTTGGGTCAGAAGGTGGTGGATGACTTGAATAGATGGATAGATCTGCCTCTTACATTATTTGGGAGAATTAGCTGAATTAAGATGAACGTTCTGCCTAGAGATGAGGAATAACTCCAACATCAAATGTACAGAAATCGCCCTGTCACTGCAAGAAAATATGTCGCATTGACATGGAAGGAAATCAGATTCCCCTCTCCCAATTACAAGATGGCTCTCTGAAATGAATAAGAGTATTCCTATGGAGAAGATTACCTATGCTTTaagaaataaattcaacaactAAAAATATGACAACCCTTCCTGGACTATATGGAAACTCTTCCATTGGGGTTGGTGGATGTGAGCTTGTAGATCGATGTAGCTATTGTCTCTTTGTAATTTACTGTTTGTATTGCTTTGTGAATATGTTGGTCTCTCTTGTCATTTGTCATATttagtcattattattattattattactattctaATTTGTCATTGTtttaattaattttttattttattttggggggTGGGAAGGATTGAATTATCTTTGGTTGTAGTACTTATTACTcttgctgtattgtaatgttctGTTGTTGAATAATTGAAGaaacccccccccaaataaaaataataataatgatgctcaaattgaaaatcatttaactaaataatgaggatttctatcagcctaatgaAAGTGTAAATGatatctcacattccagtgtatAATGGCGGGagctgcttgtggatttgacagctctaaagcAGTTCCACCTCCAACACCATTGAAACATCAGATGTCGGCTAAAGCGTATCTAATTGAATCCGGCCCTAAGAGATTTGTTCCTTTTGAACAGAATTATTGTGTTTCATTTGAGAAAAGTGCCTTTATATTTCATGATTAACTGATTGATAAGACATTTAATGATGAAAACAATAATTTTGCAACAATGGTAGTTAGACATTCACCATTACATTTCAAGAGTTAGATGCACAAGAGTTAGATGAACAcaagtacactaccgttcaaaagtttggggtcacttagaaatgtccttgttttttaaagaaaagcacatttcttgcccattaaaataacagcaaattgatcataaatacagtgtagacattgttaatgttgtaaatggaagatttttttatggaatatctacgtaggcgtacagaggcccattatcagcaaccatcattcctgtgttccaattcTGATTAGCGCTAGTTTGTGCTGTTctcgttgtacgagatcttcagtttcctggcaatttctcacatgaaatagccttcatttctcagaacaagaatagactgacaagcttcagaagaaaggtctttgtttctggacattttgagcctgtaatcgaacccacaaatgctgctgctccagatactcaactagtctaaagaaggacagttttattgcttctttaatcagaacaacagttttcagctgtgctaacatatttgcaaaagggttttctaatgatcaattagccttttaaaatgataaacttggattagctaacacaacatgccattggaacacaggagtgatggtttccgATAATGGGCCcctgtacgcctatgtaaatattccattaaaaatcagccgttttcagctacaatagtcatttacaacattaacaactgtattttttttaatcaatttgatgatattttaatggacaagaaacgtgctattctttcaaaaacaaggacatttctaagtgaccccaaacctttgaacgtcAGTGTATGACCTATTCATTTAGTTTTATACAGTAGACGGGTTGGATGTAAACGTCACAAAAATGATGCACGTGCATCGCTGTGGCCTGGAAGGCGTGCATTGATATGATTCTGAAccgtcagatagctagcaacaattacaagaagctgccatgtggggtATCATAGGTAGCTCGTTTCAGTTCgtatcttgttattgataccatgtcttgttttaaggtgttttgactgatgtcatgtctatgctaatatggcaaaaattTGGAAGCTAACTAGCCAACAACTATAACGATGTATTTCAGAGACaaaagtgctcattgtgcaaaaaAGTGCTAATTTGGAGATTAAacatagtttacatgttgtcaacagtctaaaccaaccctgtctgttttgccccatagttgcgcaaATGTCAGTTTTGTGGtgaacaaccaacccgtctattCTTGTGAAGTCACGTTTTATTAATGTAGGTTGCTACAAAATGCTGCATTTGATGAGTTAACTCTTCTGAGAGTTAGATGAGTCAGCTGAGCTGATTCAGGACAGAGGCATGTGACCTCTCCTGCATGTCTCACATTTTGGCCTCTGAAACCAACCTGCCAAAATGTCCTCCCTCATTCTGTGTTCTCTCCTTGTCCCTACAGAAAAGTAAGAACTTGTTTTGAAGGATTTTGCTTCCAGGTAATAATGCCAAAGCTCTGTGCCGAGTGTTACAGTAAATTGCATGTGGTTGCTCACCTCACTTACTGTCATCCTGTGTTTTCCCTCGCATTAGTGCATTAATAAAGCTCTTGATAGCTCTTGATGTAAACTGTATTAATTGAATGAACTTTACTCAGATTCAGGACCCTACAGCATGTCTGACATCACATAACACAGTATGATGCCATATCAAGTTGTACACTTGATGCCCATAGGATGTCAGTATAACCCAGACATTCCCTCACACACACTTCCATATTCCAAACTGGTAGAACTCTTACACCCTCTGCTGACATACAGTATGACTTTTCCACACGCTAAGATTACAGGATGGTGTCAGGATGGATATATGATTACATTTTCTACTGTATCTTCTCAATCcctatcctcttcttcttctgacAGGGGAAACCCCTTACATCAAAGAGGCTGACCAGTCTTGTGCCATCATGCTAAAACATAGCCACTCTCGGATATAGAGGAGGACCATATCATTTCTACGTCATCGCCGTTTGCTTTCCACTCAGACGATGAGCGGGACAGTACATCAGATGTTGCATGTCCAAGGAGAAGACTTGTTATTCCTTTTACCTGATCTATGTCTACTATTGGAAAGGAGAGGCATTTGGAGACTTTTGAAAATATTGGGGCTGGATAATGCCTTTCCAGAAAGTCAGTGTCCAGTTACTTACACCATATCTGATGGACACGTATGTCCCTCTCCAGCTGAGCTAATAATgtcagaaatgtaaaaaaatgaaGGAAACGTGAGCTTAACAGTAAAATCTATTCAAAAtatcatcactatacagtactcGATCTGTAATCACAGATACTTTGGTCACGCTAAGGGAAGTGTTGTGCGGTATGCAGAAATGTAAATTGTTATGTTCATTTTGCATTGATTTTATTGCACTACAATAATTAGCACAGTTTTCATTACACTTGTAAAGTCACATTTGAGCTGTAAGAAAAGGTGTTTTCTGTCTTATGTAAAACGTAATTCTTTGTTACTCTCTCCTGCATTTATTTTTATACCATATTTAAAGACACTTAAAATGTATTAAAGTTGTCCCTTTATCTGTTTTCACTGTCCTGGTAATGAATCAATACATTTTGTACTGGTCAGCAAAGAGTAGATGGACATACTGATCTGGGGTCATTGTAATAGATCATTATtaatctctctctgctctgtctgctgAGGGGACAGACTGTCATCTGCAGTTTTAGTTGTTACAGCTAGATGGTGGTAGATTTAACAGAGCAGTAGCTCGTTTTCTATTATTTTACTGTAACTTAAGGGAATATGTTTTATGTTTACAACAAATTATGCTTTGCTTGATTTTATTCAAATGTGTTATTTGTCAAAAAATTTAGACATTTCCTATACTGTACAAAAAGTAAGGCTTAATTCTAATACAATATTCAAAGTTTCACAAACCATAACCTTTAGGTCACTCAGTATATTTTAGGCCACTCAGTATATTTAACCAATGAGAAACCATGACTAAACACATTAGTCAAAGTATGGACAAAGACTGAGGCCTGAATTCTGCTGCTGTAGTGTCGTGCCATTCTCTACTGGTATGATGAAATGATGAAATAGTTATTGTTTGGCGAGTCTAACGCTTTTTTTTTTGGTAGACGTTTCAGATCTTTGATGGTGAATGACAGACAGTGTTTTTTGTCTTAGTTCCAGTGGTCAGAAATCAGAACCACACACATAATTGTCTTACTTCTGTATGCCTAAACCAAAGGAATGGGAATGTCAATTTCAAAGGGTCCAGTCGACGTATGGAGTATGGAGTTGACGCAGGAGTAAGACTGATTTATGGATTATGTGATTTCACACACCCAAAGAGACCTCTGTATTGAAGACTTTCCAGTGGCACTGGAACACCCCTAATCATTGAACCCACCTCATGTTCAGGTGAGAAGAAAGgtggatagatggaaagagagagagagagagagatgagtatgAAAGTGAGCTAGAGACGAAGGGTAAGCCAGGGAGGAAATTGCGTGAAGGGGAAATGGGAGAGCAAGAGGGATTTGGGGTATCAGACTAAGAGAGGGAGTAATAGAGGGAAGAAGGGAaccgggagggagagagcaaaagACTGACGGGATTTCAAGACTGGAGAGTCAGCAGTGAGTATGTTtgtggaaggaggaggggggataagTATTGAGAAAAAGAggtagggaagggagagaggtgaggctTGGTTTGATTCATGTTGTGATCAGAGCCAATAGAAAGCCCCCGTCTATGTCTAGGAGGAAGCAGAAGTGAGAGTCCAAACCCAGCAGGAGACATACAGAGACGCACAGACCTACAGACACAGAACTAGGATACACAGACATAGAAACCCATTGGCATGGAAAGAAAGATTACAGAGAAAGGTTAAGAGATAATTACATGTATTATTAGATCATATATATTTGAGATGGATATGAGATAGACATGGATTATTAATAAACTCAAAAATACAGACTCAGTGGAGAGAAACAGGACCACAGACCTTGGGACACGCAACTGACAATCCACCTCAGTAACCACTGCTGTTCCCATGGAAACCAATACCAGGATTCACTCTCCAGGACTGGTAAGGGTGGACAGCTACCCCTAACGGAGACAGGATCACCCCACTGTCCCGGGACACTGTGGCAAGAGGTACAGTCACTGTCTTTCTCCTTCAGGACATGCAGTGGTCCTTGGTGGCTGGTCAGTTTTTCAGGCTGGAGAGAGACAAGTATAGAGGGTGGGATTCAATCATAGGAATCATTTTCCTGAATGTTAATGGAGGTGAGAGCCGTCTGTGAgttaatgggtgtgtgtgtgattgctgaTTTGGCTAATGAATGAAAGACCTTTAGTAAGCAATGATTTGATGTGGGTAGGTGTGAGAGGTATGGTAGCATTAAGGTGAGAATGTAACTTTGTGTCAAAGTGTAAATCCATCAGTGTGCATGTGTCTATTAGAGAGAGTGTGAATATGTGAGAGATGAATTATGTGTGTGACATGAGTGAATGTTGTGTGAGTAGCGAGCATGGCTTCTGATCTGACTCACCGCTCTGGTTACTGCTCCACCTAGCGTCACAGAATCTGATttccatgtggctcagttggcagagcatggtgcttgcaatgctagggttgagggttcgattcccatgggggaccagtgtgaaaatgtatccactcactactgtaagttgttctggataagagtgtctgctaaatggctgaAATGTCAATTCCAAAGAGGATTTTTAGGCAGGACACACATCTTTGTCCTGATATAAACCCTTCCCACACCCTTATTATATCCAATTTCATCCAACAAGCTCTttgttaattaagcaataaggcacaagaggcagtgctgtatcatgaatacagtcacaggtaaATGGCGATGTTCAGCCCGATATTCATGATGCAGCACTGCCTCTTGTAACTTATTGCTTAATTCATTCATGATGCAGCACTGcctcttgtgccttattgcttaattcatTCATGATGCAGAACTGcctcttgtgccttattgcttaattcattcatgatacagcactgcatcttgtgccttattgcttaattcatTCATGATGCAGCACTGcctcttgtgccttattgcttaattcattcatgatacagcactgccccttgtgccttattgcttaattcatTCATGATGCAGAACTGcctcttgtgccttattgcttaattcattcatgatacagcactgccccttgtgccttattgcttaattcatTCATGATGCAGCACTGcctcttgtgccttattgcttaattcctTCATGATGCAGCACTGcctcttgtgccttattgcttaattcctTCATGATGCAGCACTGcctcttgtgccttattgcttaattcctTCATGATGCAGCACTGCCTCTTGTGCCTTATTTATTTTATAAAACTGTTAACGACAAATACAAATAACAATGAATTACATATTTTTGCTAAGGAAATTAATATACTTTCATTCTTCCACGAGAAGATATAGTCCAGACGAAAATCCGTTGTTAGTTATTTTGGTCATGTTGCTACAAATGATATTTGCATAGTTGCTATGCAAAAGCA encodes the following:
- the LOC109899119 gene encoding regulator of G-protein signaling 7-like; translated protein: CRFWLAVQEVKKRPIREVPTRVQEIWQEFLASGAPSAINVDSKSYDKTTQNVKDPGRYAFEDAQDHIFKLMKSDSYSRFIRSSAYQELLQAKKKKSKNLF